Proteins found in one Tamandua tetradactyla isolate mTamTet1 chromosome 1, mTamTet1.pri, whole genome shotgun sequence genomic segment:
- the ARHGEF5 gene encoding rho guanine nucleotide exchange factor 5 isoform X2 gives MEAEESQHRPSTPAPDIVELILIPETLMRSSQSPVLNPEAQESQDPPYKWAEGHRFSKAQQRDLRDVGDCAAKSMPSFPKEDTENVETSQENFVAAVCDTPELRETMPLSLADRQKRKVASPELWTCPILGESLDMVPIFSELGSRMELEFRPELISLALGTGQPENEETSSDTSAVTRFWSPCEEDSTETTWLQDSESETVRHKEELESKEMQESLGQEGFMCPQGAQSLEEQRQQEKEFQEEEILGEGNCFGSLLGEQEQMLEQIHCKKGEQKQKQEQDDALEKHGEREILNGELRCLNYSEWGQEFREWRVQGQEVMQNLEQGELKKRELRPEESKIDAQYEENQSLVPTPEVIEKQEDQGLKETPIPAEGQEEKAESSEEEPVNQDGERWGAAEEERSIGEKEEHDSHLTRAQISPGISSPMDLFPETSSPITRFSGTESDPRAGELLPIALSPGLESGWSHQSIFLPSSFEAGESPDKEIVQNSQQERSELGKGLVSCHGAGEVSANASVTPPRTEDSAPSSPAQVSPSTTALTPASPPVAFHRRKTFLAECFETSKDSFSIHNASLNGASETSPVVLHGFPSAEAAMDSCANPDWASTQNTLANSTGAVQHLRSNSFPGSHRTEQTPDLAGVALSFSHSELPQRPPKPAIYGSVIPRRNRSGRGCSSVPESHTVLPTLTQDSQECTSNPERPSSPHSSHPWGPQHNSPFAQPSPDHGSFPSLVSVDMKTDEPPAPPPLEKRHIHSAIVERDSHLPTVDPTLKRHSHPPSLNLGSRLSSPTKGPLPQVPDPLVARQHRPLPSTPDMSHHTQTSFSPKLRYNKPLPPTPNLSLPHHSSISSSSNPRIYKPLPPVPIMDPATQPPPLPPKSRGRSRSTQGGLMNSRGQAKPRPICQEWTVSGSPSTGRTTWPPAMGRSTDTLASTNNSKSEMSPGMAFSNITDLLLPSSPTSPWTLELQRSTLKEESRLLEGTLRRTAPHEEATDSSRSDLGQSKPSERPSHPHLEKASSWPHRRDPGIVQEGSSGKAAVPGEGPCKNKSWNRQGLRRPSILPEGSSDMRSPTIVRAPGPSDTIVFREKKPKEVMGGFSRRCSKLINSSQLLYQEYSDVVLNKEIQNQQLLDNLAEAPGPVSSLQPRKALVSSESYLQRLSMASSGSLWQEIPVVRNSTVLLSMTHEDQKLQEAKFELIVSEASYLRSLHIAVDHFQLSAQLRSTLSNQEHQWLFSRLQDVCNVPF, from the exons ATGGAAGCTGAGGAGTCCCAACATAGACCCTCTACCCCTGCCCCTGACATAGTGGAATTAATATTGATCCCTGAAACTCTCATGAGGAGCAGCCAGAGCCCTGTCTTGAATCCCGAAGCTCAAGAGAGCCAGGACCCACCCTACAAATGGGCAGAAGGACACAGATTTTCCAAGGCCCAGCAGAGAGACTTAAGGGATGTGGGTGACTGTGCAGCTAAGAGCATGCCCTCTTTCCCCAAAGAAGACACTGAAAATGTGGAGACTAGCCAGGAAAACTTTGTGGCTGCAGTGTGTGACACTCCTGAGCTCAGGGAAACAATGCCACTAAGCCTGGCAGACAGACAAAAAAGGAAAGTGGCTTCCCCAGAGCTCTGGACTTGCCCCATTTTGGGGGAAAGCCTAGATATGGTTCCAATTTTCAGTGAACTGGGTAGCAGAATGGAGCTGGAATTTAGGCCAGAACTCATTTCTTTGGCATTGGGAACGGGACAACCAGAGAATGAAGAAACATCTTCAGACACCTCTGCTGTAACCAGATTTTGGTCTCCCTGTGAAGAAGACTCTACAGAGACCACCTGGCTCCAGGACTCAGAAAGTGAAACTGTCAGGCACAAGGAAGAGCTGGAGTCCAAGGAGATGCAGGAAAGTCTTGGACAAGAAGGGTTCATGTGTCCCCAGGGGGCTCAGAGTTTGGAGGAGCAGAGGCAACAGGAAAAGGAATTTCAGGAAGAGGAAATTCTGGGGGAGGGGAATTGTTTTGGTAGCCTTTTGGGAGAACAGGAACAGATGCTAGAGCAAATTCATTGTAAAAAGggagaacagaaacaaaaacaggaaCAAGATGATGCACTTGAAAAgcatggagaaagagagatactTAATGGGGAATTGAGATGTCTGAATTATAGTGAGTGGGGTCAAGAGTTTAGGGAGTGGAGGGTCCAGGGTCAGGAAGTTATGCAAAATCTAGAACAGGGGgaactgaagaagagggaattgAGGCCAGAAGAGAGCAAGATAGATGCTCAATATGAGGAGAATCAAAGCTTAGTGCCAACACCCGAGGTGATTGAAAAGCAGGAAGATCAGGGTTTGAAGGAGACACCGATACCAGCTGAGGGGCAGGAAGAGAAAGCAGAGTCAAGTGAGGAAGAACCAGTGAATCAAGATGGGGAAAGGTGGGGGGCAGCAGAAGAGGAAAGGAGtataggagagaaggaagaacatGATAGTCATTTGACACGGGCTCAGATATCTCCTGGTATCTCTTCTCCCATGGACTTGTTTCCAGAGACCTCTAGTCCCATAACCAGGTTTTCTGGAACTGAGTCAGACCCAAGGGCAGGAGAACTACTTCCTATAGCTTTGTCTCCTGGACTGGAGTCAGGATGGTCCCACcagtccatatttctacctaGCTCCTTTGAGGCTGGGGAGTCACCTGACAAAGAAATAGTTCAGAATAGTCAGCAAGAGAGATCTGAGCTGGGGAAAGGGCTAGTGTCCTGCCATGGAGCCGGGGAAGTTTCTGCTAATGCATCTGTGACTCCTCCAAGGACAGAGGATTCTGCTCCTTCTAGTCCTGCTCAAGTCTCCCCCAGTACAACTGCTCTGACACCTGCCAGCCCCCCAGTTGCCTTTCACAGGAGGAAGACCTTTCTTGCTGAATGTTTTGAAACCTCCAAAGACTCTTTCTCAATCCACAATGCATCTCTCAACGGGGCTTCTGAGACTTCCCCAGTTGTCCTCCATGGCTTTCCCTCTGCAGAGGCTGCCATGGACTCATGTGCCAACCCTGACTGGGCCAGCACTCAGAACACCCTAGCCAACTCTACAGGGGCTGTCCAACACCTCAGGAGCAACTCCTTCCCTGGTTCTCACAGGACAGAGCAGACTCCAGACCTGGCAGGAGTGGCactttctttttcccattctgaGTTGCCACAAAGACCCCCCAAACCTGCCATTTATGGCTCTGTGATCCCAAGAAGGAATAGAAGTGGTAGAGGCTGCAGCAGTGTTCCAGAATCCCATACTGTATTACCCACTTTGACACAAGACTCTCAGGAATGCACCTCAAATCCAGAGAGGCCCAGCAGTCCCCACAGCAGCCATCCTTGGGGTCCCCAACATAATTCACCCTTTGCCCAACCATCTCCTGACCATGGCTCTTTCCCATCCCTTGTCTCTGTGGATATGAAGACCGATGAGCCTCCAGCTCCTCCTCCCCTAGAGAAGAGGCACATTCACTCTGCCATAGTAGAGAGAGACAGCCATCTTCCTACAGTGGACCCCACACTGAAAAGGCATAGCCATCCTCCTTCACTGAACTTAGGTTCAAGGCTGTCTAGCCCCACTAAGGGCCCACTTCCTCAAGTTCCTGACCCCCTTGTAGCAAGGCAGCACCGACCCCTGCCCTCTACCCCAGATATGTCCCACCATACTCAGACTTCATTCTCCCCTAAGCTGAGATACAACAAGCCATTACCCCCAACTCCCAATTTGTCCCTGCCTCAccattcttccatttcttcctccagTAACCCAAGGATTTATAAACCTTTACCCCCTGTGCCCATCATGGATCCTGCAACCCAGCCACCCCCATTACCCCCAAAGTCCAGAGGGAGGAGCAGAAGCACTCAAGGGGGACTCATGAATTCAAGGGGTCAAGCCAAACCAAGGCCTATTTGTCAAGAATGGACAGTCTCCGGTTCTCCCTCTACAGGTCGTACCACCTGGCCTCCTGCCATGGGCAGATCAACAGACACTTTGGCTTCTACCAATAATAGTAAGAGTGAAATGTCTCCTGGCATGGCTTTTAGCAATATAACAGATCTTCTACTTCCCTCTTCCCCAACCAGTCCCTGGACTCTGGAGCTCCAGAGATCTACCCTTAAAGAGGAATCAAGGCTCTTAGAAGGAACTTTGAGAAGAACAGCCCCTCATGAAGAAGCCACTGACTCAAGCAGGTCAGATCTAGGCCAGTCAAAGCCATCAGAAAGGCCTAGCCATCCCCATCTGGAGAAAGCATCCAGCTGGCCCCACAGGCGGGACCCAGGGATAGTACAAGAGGGCAGCAGTGGAAAGGCTGCAGTTCCTGGTGAGGGGCCCTGCAAGAATAAGAGCTGGAACCGGCAAGGCCTACGTAGACCTTCCATCTTGCCTGAGGGCTCTTCAG ATATGAGAAGTCCAACCATAGTAAGGGCCCCTGGCCCCTCAGACACCATTGTTTTTCG GGAGAAAAAACCAAAGGAAGTGATGGGAGGCTTTTCAAGACGCTGCTCGAAGCTCATCAATTCCT CCCAGCTGCTTTACCAGGAGTACAGTGATGTGGTCCTGAACAAGGAGATTCAGAACCAGCAGTTGCTGGACAACCTGGCAGAGGCTCCTGGGCCAGTCTCTTCCTTGCAGCCCCGAAAGGCCCTTGTCTCCTCAGAGTCTTACCTGCAACGCCTCTCCATGGCCTCCAGTGGCTCCCTCTGGCAGGAAATTCCTGTGGTGCGCAATAGCACTGTGCTGCTCTCCATGACTCATGAAGACCAAAAACTGCAGGAG